One segment of Pseudobythopirellula maris DNA contains the following:
- a CDS encoding PDZ domain-containing protein: protein MPLPRHFSVDRLRCFSPLTAALAAVIASGVLAGGAATAQQAKEEEGTIVQIGPDKGQDDPSQSDARDPRRRSVRPGFGGRFGPPQPALSPSPYYIGLVGGDITPELLAHLDLPKGGLLVREVTPDGPAAEAGVERHDVLVRANGKPLTSMQDLVEVVDEQGKAKGRITLELIRGGRPETVWVDPKERPQNANPGRRVPQAGRDRQFPNQPGMFGDLPPGVDEQMLLDLLDDRWPGLLDREDGPFDDAFGGAFGEGAGPPGFGFRGAPFGQGPNGGRVQAQQFQFRQLPNGVSVSVTQQNNEPAQITVRRGDEEWVVEGDDPESLAALPEDLRPFVEQMLNQQAAPRNFRLDQGDLQPPAARRRAFGDDLPGLEGFDPENEIQQRLDEMERQMQEFRQRMRGEAPGAAEPPVQPEGAEVEIPAE, encoded by the coding sequence ATGCCTCTCCCCCGTCATTTTTCGGTCGATCGACTCCGCTGTTTCTCGCCGCTCACGGCGGCGTTGGCCGCCGTGATTGCTAGCGGCGTGCTGGCGGGCGGCGCAGCGACGGCCCAGCAGGCGAAGGAGGAAGAGGGGACGATCGTGCAGATCGGCCCCGACAAGGGGCAAGACGACCCAAGCCAGAGCGACGCCCGCGACCCGCGCCGCCGGAGCGTGCGTCCCGGTTTCGGCGGACGGTTTGGACCCCCCCAGCCGGCCCTCTCGCCCTCGCCTTACTACATCGGCCTGGTCGGGGGCGACATCACCCCCGAGCTGCTCGCCCACCTCGACCTGCCCAAGGGTGGGTTGCTGGTGCGTGAGGTCACGCCGGACGGCCCCGCCGCCGAGGCGGGCGTCGAGCGGCACGACGTGCTGGTCCGCGCGAACGGCAAGCCGCTCACCTCGATGCAGGACCTCGTCGAGGTGGTCGACGAGCAGGGCAAGGCGAAGGGGCGGATCACGCTCGAGCTGATCCGCGGCGGCCGGCCCGAGACCGTTTGGGTTGATCCCAAGGAACGCCCCCAGAACGCCAATCCCGGAAGACGCGTCCCGCAGGCGGGCCGCGACCGGCAGTTCCCTAATCAGCCCGGCATGTTTGGCGACCTGCCGCCCGGCGTCGACGAGCAGATGCTGCTCGACCTGTTGGACGACCGCTGGCCCGGGTTGCTCGACCGCGAGGACGGCCCGTTCGACGACGCCTTCGGCGGCGCGTTCGGCGAGGGGGCGGGCCCGCCGGGCTTCGGCTTCCGCGGCGCCCCGTTCGGCCAAGGCCCGAATGGCGGACGCGTGCAAGCGCAGCAGTTCCAATTCCGCCAGCTGCCCAACGGCGTGTCGGTGAGCGTCACGCAGCAGAACAACGAGCCGGCGCAGATCACCGTGCGCCGTGGCGACGAGGAGTGGGTGGTCGAGGGCGACGACCCCGAGTCGCTCGCCGCGCTGCCCGAAGACCTGCGGCCGTTCGTCGAGCAGATGCTCAATCAGCAGGCGGCGCCACGGAACTTCCGGCTCGACCAGGGCGACCTCCAGCCCCCCGCCGCACGGCGGCGCGCATTCGGCGACGACTTGCCGGGGCTCGAGGGCTTTGACCCCGAGAACGAGATTCAGCAGCGGCTCGACGAGATGGAGCGCCAGATGCAAGAGTTCCGCCAGCGGATGCGCGGCGAAGCGCCGGGCGCCGCGGAGCCGCCGGTCCAGCCCGAGGGCGCCGAGGTTGAGATCCCGGCGGAGTGA
- a CDS encoding prolipoprotein diacylglyceryl transferase has product MRSELFRIPMEWGGAPVFGVGVLLALWIVGAAVLMTRHAARHGRDQDFWGYLGPVAIGAVAIVLAPRFAPEGIPIRGYGVMLLLAVSTGLVMAVRRAQANGVSADTIFSLAFWMFLAGIAGARLFFVAEYWDASFAGKPWGEVLFEVVRFTEGGLVVYGSLIGASLAFVWFTWRHKIPMLALADVVAPSLVAGLAIGRLGCLMNGCCYGGECDRPWAVTFPEGSPPYVDQLIRGEFYGFKMAEFEEDGVVRLRVVSADASTGLEPGATVTAIGGAAVGDLYSAAAEIGRAYERGEGLRLRLASGEEVRVPAAEPRTRSLPVHPTQIYSAVNAALLAWLLWAYYPSRRRDGEVLAILLTIYPVSRYLLEVIRTDETAFMGTGLSISQNVSLLILAAAAALWVWLLSRPPQRAFGNAPAAC; this is encoded by the coding sequence ATGCGCAGCGAGTTGTTCCGGATCCCGATGGAGTGGGGCGGCGCGCCGGTCTTCGGCGTCGGCGTGCTGCTGGCGTTGTGGATCGTGGGCGCCGCGGTGCTGATGACGCGCCACGCCGCGCGCCACGGCCGCGACCAAGACTTCTGGGGCTACTTGGGCCCGGTGGCGATCGGCGCCGTGGCGATCGTGCTTGCCCCGCGTTTTGCGCCGGAGGGGATCCCGATCCGCGGCTACGGCGTGATGCTGCTGCTGGCCGTGTCGACGGGCCTGGTGATGGCGGTCCGCCGGGCGCAAGCCAACGGCGTGTCGGCCGACACGATCTTCTCGCTCGCTTTTTGGATGTTCCTGGCGGGGATCGCCGGCGCGAGGCTGTTCTTCGTCGCCGAGTACTGGGATGCGTCGTTCGCCGGCAAGCCGTGGGGCGAAGTGCTTTTCGAGGTGGTCCGCTTCACCGAGGGGGGCCTTGTGGTTTACGGCTCGCTGATCGGCGCGTCGCTCGCGTTCGTGTGGTTTACCTGGCGCCACAAGATACCGATGCTGGCGTTGGCCGACGTGGTGGCGCCGAGCCTCGTGGCGGGGCTCGCGATCGGCCGCCTCGGCTGCCTGATGAACGGCTGCTGCTACGGCGGAGAGTGCGACCGGCCGTGGGCCGTCACCTTCCCCGAGGGGAGCCCGCCCTACGTCGACCAGCTCATCCGCGGCGAGTTCTACGGCTTCAAAATGGCCGAGTTCGAAGAGGATGGCGTCGTGCGTTTGCGCGTCGTGTCGGCCGACGCGTCGACCGGGCTCGAGCCGGGGGCGACGGTCACGGCGATCGGCGGCGCCGCGGTCGGCGACCTCTACTCGGCCGCCGCCGAGATCGGCCGGGCGTACGAACGCGGCGAAGGCTTGCGGCTGCGGCTCGCCTCGGGCGAGGAGGTGCGCGTCCCTGCCGCCGAGCCCCGCACGCGCAGCCTGCCGGTCCACCCGACGCAGATCTATAGCGCGGTGAACGCCGCCCTGCTGGCGTGGCTGCTGTGGGCGTACTACCCGTCGCGGCGCCGCGACGGCGAGGTGCTGGCCATCCTGCTGACGATCTACCCGGTTTCCCGATACTTGCTCGAGGTGATCCGCACGGACGAGACGGCCTTCATGGGCACCGGTCTGAGCATCTCGCAGAACGTGAGCCTGCTGATCCTCGCGGCGGCGGCGGCGTTGTGGGTGTGGCTGCTGTCGCGGCCCCCGCAGCGGGCCTTCGGCAACGCCCCGGCGGCCTGCTGA
- the panC gene encoding pantoate--beta-alanine ligase: MPLEQFTTGEAVRLRVAAARAEGKTVGLVPTMGALHPGHLSLVEASRGECDFTVASVFVNPTQFAPDEDYQRYPRDLERDSELLAAAGCDWIFTPSVEEMYPPGAGTTVDAGAVAAPLEGEQRPTHFRGVTTVVLKLMLLAPADRAYFGRKDYQQTVVVRRMVRDLGVPIDVRVCPIVRETGGLAMSSRNAYLSADERRRALALSQGLRLAEESFSQGEHDAEKLRRVVLDHCASTGGVQVEYVALLAEGTVDPVAVVEGPTVIAIAARVGKTRLIDNVTIG, encoded by the coding sequence ATGCCACTCGAGCAATTCACCACGGGCGAGGCGGTGCGTCTACGGGTCGCCGCGGCCCGAGCCGAGGGCAAGACCGTGGGGCTCGTGCCGACCATGGGGGCGCTGCACCCGGGGCACCTGAGCCTGGTTGAGGCGTCGCGCGGCGAGTGCGACTTCACCGTGGCGTCGGTGTTCGTGAACCCGACGCAGTTCGCCCCCGACGAGGACTACCAGCGTTACCCGCGCGATCTGGAACGTGACTCCGAGCTGCTGGCCGCGGCGGGCTGCGATTGGATCTTCACCCCGTCGGTCGAGGAGATGTACCCACCGGGCGCCGGCACGACGGTCGACGCCGGCGCTGTCGCCGCGCCGCTCGAAGGCGAGCAGCGACCGACGCACTTCCGCGGCGTCACCACCGTGGTGCTCAAACTCATGCTGCTCGCACCCGCCGACCGCGCTTACTTCGGCCGCAAAGATTACCAGCAGACGGTCGTCGTGCGTCGCATGGTGCGCGACTTGGGCGTGCCGATCGACGTGCGCGTTTGCCCGATCGTCCGCGAGACGGGCGGCCTGGCGATGAGCTCACGCAACGCTTACCTCAGCGCGGACGAACGGCGGCGGGCCTTGGCCCTGTCGCAGGGACTGCGCCTGGCGGAAGAGAGTTTTTCCCAAGGCGAGCACGACGCCGAGAAGCTGCGCCGCGTGGTGCTCGACCACTGCGCGTCGACCGGCGGCGTTCAGGTCGAGTACGTCGCGCTGCTGGCCGAGGGGACGGTCGACCCGGTCGCGGTCGTCGAGGGCCCCACGGTGATCGCCATCGCGGCGCGCGTCGGCAAAACAAGGTTGATCGACAACGTGACGATCGGATAA
- the folK gene encoding 2-amino-4-hydroxy-6-hydroxymethyldihydropteridine diphosphokinase, whose translation MTDCLVALGANLGDSEATLDGAVQALQALAGVELVALSAWREYAAVGGPADQPPFRNGAARLRTDLPPARLLDELRAIETSFERRRDERWAARTLDLDLLLWGETVAHDARLWLPHPRMTFRPFVMEGAAEAGGDMPHPPTGRTVAELRRTLSSGEDRVAVAADSSAEARELVAAIEKIAPRLAVGAVGEDSLARPGSPRHVPKLVVDGRNAFAARVAAAPAPTLVLAASPAGERGAELAAALQCVWPDLTIMGL comes from the coding sequence ATGACCGATTGCCTGGTTGCCCTCGGAGCCAACCTCGGCGACAGCGAGGCGACGCTTGACGGGGCGGTCCAAGCGTTGCAAGCGCTGGCTGGCGTCGAGCTTGTGGCGCTCAGCGCTTGGCGCGAGTACGCCGCTGTCGGGGGGCCTGCTGACCAGCCGCCGTTTCGCAACGGCGCTGCGAGGCTGCGGACCGATCTGCCGCCCGCGCGGTTGCTCGACGAGCTGCGCGCCATCGAAACAAGCTTCGAACGCCGCCGCGACGAGCGCTGGGCAGCTCGCACGCTCGACCTCGACCTCTTGCTGTGGGGCGAGACGGTCGCCCACGACGCGCGGCTGTGGCTCCCCCACCCGCGGATGACCTTCCGGCCGTTCGTCATGGAGGGGGCGGCCGAGGCCGGCGGCGACATGCCGCACCCCCCCACGGGCCGCACCGTGGCCGAGTTGCGCCGCACGCTCAGCAGCGGCGAGGATCGCGTCGCCGTGGCCGCCGATTCGTCGGCGGAAGCGCGTGAGCTGGTTGCCGCAATCGAAAAAATCGCTCCGCGTCTTGCCGTGGGCGCCGTTGGCGAAGATTCGCTAGCACGGCCCGGGTCCCCTCGGCATGTGCCCAAGCTGGTGGTCGACGGACGCAACGCCTTCGCCGCACGGGTCGCCGCGGCGCCGGCCCCAACGCTGGTGCTCGCCGCTTCGCCGGCCGGCGAACGCGGGGCGGAGCTGGCCGCCGCATTGCAATGCGTCTGGCCGGACCTAACAATCATGGGTCTGTGA